In Leptospira congkakensis, a single window of DNA contains:
- a CDS encoding ABC transporter permease encodes MGIVSLITIRYIRGSRVLGFLSIKSRLSFIVMAVGVGLLVVVLSIFNGFQKQVKESLWQGGPHITIENSYGSGAIYDYEKVIQHLMSDPKLAESFVSVEGNITSHGLIQSNNNFNPIMIRAVPVDSVEKLVENGLPNFPRILQYDRDKIQAINTEKLVVVGKEMSAIYGYGLGREITMAVPGGRFTVERGVQVNVQTFRLVGLFKTGYYNYDSKFVFLSLPQAQEFFKMEGAVNQVAIKVRSLDDLKLTKHRILSRLNEDNWNQKIQDDTSWSVRTIAEEQENFLAALRLEKTIISIIVFLFIVLAALGMVATVHSLIRAKRRSIGTLKALGLASNDILLIFTLNAMIVGILSSLVGGMTGIFIATQLEVIINAISEIINGVGGLLNPGDWDPVELVPKDIYYFDHIPVDIDISFIFMVTTAATILSGLAGYFPARMAANLNPVDTIRND; translated from the coding sequence TTTCCTCTCCATCAAATCCAGACTGTCGTTCATTGTTATGGCGGTGGGAGTAGGACTCCTAGTAGTAGTCCTTTCCATTTTCAACGGATTCCAAAAACAAGTAAAAGAATCTCTTTGGCAAGGGGGGCCTCATATCACCATTGAGAACTCTTATGGTTCTGGAGCGATCTACGATTATGAAAAGGTGATCCAACACCTCATGTCAGATCCAAAACTTGCGGAGTCTTTTGTTTCTGTGGAAGGAAACATAACGAGTCATGGACTCATTCAAAGTAATAATAATTTTAATCCAATTATGATTCGTGCCGTTCCGGTGGATTCGGTAGAAAAATTGGTAGAAAATGGATTACCCAACTTTCCTAGGATTTTACAATACGATCGTGATAAAATCCAAGCCATCAATACCGAGAAACTGGTAGTGGTAGGAAAAGAAATGAGTGCCATTTACGGTTATGGTCTTGGTCGAGAAATCACTATGGCCGTTCCTGGTGGAAGGTTTACCGTAGAACGTGGGGTTCAAGTGAATGTACAAACCTTTCGTTTGGTCGGCCTTTTCAAAACAGGTTATTATAATTATGATTCTAAGTTTGTGTTTTTGTCTCTACCACAAGCTCAAGAGTTTTTTAAAATGGAAGGGGCAGTCAACCAAGTTGCTATCAAGGTTCGTTCCCTTGACGATTTGAAATTGACCAAACATAGAATCTTATCTCGGTTAAACGAAGACAATTGGAATCAGAAAATCCAAGATGATACTTCTTGGTCAGTAAGAACCATTGCCGAAGAACAAGAAAACTTTTTAGCAGCGTTAAGACTCGAAAAAACAATTATCTCCATCATTGTTTTTCTTTTTATCGTTCTTGCGGCTCTTGGAATGGTGGCAACGGTTCACTCTCTCATTCGTGCAAAACGTAGATCCATTGGAACTCTGAAAGCACTTGGTCTTGCTTCCAATGATATTTTATTAATTTTTACATTGAATGCAATGATCGTAGGAATTCTGTCTTCGCTCGTTGGTGGGATGACGGGAATTTTTATTGCGACTCAACTTGAAGTCATCATCAATGCAATCTCTGAGATCATCAATGGTGTGGGAGGTTTACTCAACCCAGGTGATTGGGATCCTGTGGAACTTGTTCCCAAAGACATTTATTACTTCGACCATATCCCTGTGGATATTGATATATCCTTTATATTTATGGTTACAACGGCAGCGACCATCCTTTCTGGGCTTGCAGGATATTTTCCAGCACGAATGGCAGCCAATTTAAACCCTGTGGATACAATACGAAATGACTAA
- a CDS encoding ABC transporter ATP-binding protein, translated as MTNMNVQPTVSVRKLEKYYQVVDNRYHIISGLDFEVLPGEIVSVEGASGVGKSTLLNILGAMDSFDDGEVDVCGVSLKNLNEKQRESFRAEKISFIFQQHLLLPDFTALENVMMPLLIARMNPSLAKQRATEILQKVGLGERTESFPSQLSGGESARVGVARALVGRRQLILADEPTGNLDRDNSRHLMDLIKELQNEFKFSLILVTHDLELASMAHKRNRIVSGKLTPVT; from the coding sequence ATGACTAATATGAATGTACAACCAACTGTTTCTGTTCGCAAATTAGAAAAATACTACCAGGTTGTGGATAACAGATACCATATCATTTCCGGCCTTGATTTTGAAGTTTTACCTGGTGAGATCGTATCTGTGGAAGGAGCTTCGGGAGTGGGGAAGTCCACACTTCTCAATATCCTGGGTGCTATGGATTCGTTTGACGACGGTGAGGTGGATGTTTGTGGTGTGAGCCTTAAAAATCTAAACGAAAAACAAAGAGAAAGTTTTCGTGCCGAAAAAATTTCTTTTATTTTTCAACAACACCTTTTGTTACCTGACTTCACTGCTTTAGAAAACGTAATGATGCCACTTCTGATTGCAAGGATGAATCCTAGTTTGGCAAAACAACGAGCTACTGAAATTTTACAAAAAGTGGGACTGGGAGAGAGAACGGAAAGTTTTCCTTCTCAACTTTCTGGTGGAGAAAGTGCGAGAGTCGGTGTGGCACGCGCGCTCGTCGGAAGAAGGCAGCTGATTTTGGCCGATGAACCTACTGGAAATTTGGATCGTGATAACTCGCGCCACCTAATGGATCTTATCAAAGAACTCCAAAACGAATTTAAGTTTTCTCTCATCCTTGTGACTCATGACTTGGAACTTGCTTCCATGGCTCACAAAAGAAACAGAATTGTATCTGGAAAACTAACTCCCGTTACATAA